The Coleofasciculaceae cyanobacterium genome has a segment encoding these proteins:
- a CDS encoding cytochrome P450, giving the protein MKQITTVKSTSGWLRTIRQIDSILRPLEFLEKRNQKYGDFYQVTFKNSPPTIVTSNPKAIEDIFTASPDKFEVGRGNKMLSFLVGDNSLLLLDGKEHRNRRRLLMPPFHGESLQKCSEQIVNITNKVCDRLDIKKPFKVRSLMQEITMRVILSVVFGIDSGERYDRLRELLTTLLETFNNPLNSSLIFFPFLQKDWGKFSPWGKFLLLQQEIRTLIYAEIKEKRELLASGKLETKDIFSLLLLAKDENGAGMTDEELHDELITLLFAGHETTASALAWLFYWVHYIPEVPEKLRFELNSWGNSLDYREINNLAYLNAVVLETLRIYPIAAGTFARVLTKPMSVMGYDLEANTWLMISIYSLHHREDLYPNSKQFDPQRFLHKAYSSYEYIPFGGGNRRCIGSALALLEMKLVTMTILSRFQLELMSDRGASQRHRPMLPVRRGLTIAPPASFKMKVKSRID; this is encoded by the coding sequence ATGAAGCAAATAACAACAGTTAAAAGTACATCTGGTTGGCTGAGAACCATTCGCCAGATAGATTCCATTTTACGTCCTTTGGAATTTTTGGAAAAACGTAATCAGAAGTATGGAGACTTTTATCAGGTAACGTTTAAAAATTCTCCGCCAACGATTGTGACTAGTAATCCAAAGGCGATCGAGGATATTTTTACTGCTTCTCCCGATAAGTTTGAAGTTGGTAGGGGCAATAAAATGTTGAGCTTTCTGGTGGGAGATAATTCTTTATTATTATTAGATGGTAAAGAACATAGAAATCGTCGACGTTTATTGATGCCTCCTTTTCATGGCGAATCTCTGCAAAAATGTAGCGAGCAGATAGTTAATATAACTAACAAAGTTTGCGATCGTCTGGATATTAAAAAGCCTTTTAAAGTTCGTTCGCTAATGCAAGAAATTACGATGAGAGTAATTTTGAGTGTGGTATTTGGTATTGATTCTGGAGAGCGATATGACCGACTACGAGAGTTGTTAACTACACTTTTAGAGACATTTAATAATCCTTTAAATTCAAGCTTGATCTTTTTTCCTTTCTTACAAAAAGACTGGGGTAAATTTAGTCCTTGGGGTAAATTTCTACTGTTACAACAAGAAATTAGAACTTTAATCTATGCAGAAATAAAAGAAAAACGAGAATTATTAGCTTCAGGAAAATTAGAAACTAAAGATATTTTTAGCTTGTTGCTATTAGCAAAAGATGAAAATGGGGCAGGAATGACAGATGAAGAATTACACGATGAATTAATAACTTTGTTGTTTGCTGGACACGAAACAACTGCTTCAGCTTTGGCTTGGCTTTTTTATTGGGTTCATTATATTCCAGAAGTACCAGAAAAATTGCGCTTTGAATTAAATTCTTGGGGAAACAGTTTAGATTACCGAGAAATAAATAATTTAGCTTATTTAAATGCAGTAGTTTTGGAAACACTGCGAATTTATCCCATTGCAGCCGGAACTTTTGCTCGCGTACTTACTAAACCAATGTCCGTCATGGGATACGATCTTGAAGCTAATACTTGGTTAATGATTTCTATCTATTCGCTTCACCATCGAGAAGATTTATATCCCAATTCTAAACAATTTGACCCGCAAAGATTTTTACACAAAGCTTATTCCAGTTACGAATATATTCCTTTTGGTGGCGGAAATCGCCGTTGCATTGGTTCTGCTTTGGCATTACTAGAAATGAAATTAGTAACCATGACAATTTTATCGCGCTTTCAATTAGAATTAATGAGCGATCGCGGAGCTAGCCAAAGGCATCGCCCCATGTTGCCAGTGCGTCGCGGTTTGACTATTGCCCCTCCAGCCTCTTTTAAAATGAAGGTCAAAAGTAGGATTGACTAA
- a CDS encoding biopolymer transporter: protein MLYSISSTTVFSLLLTALAFTYGCTGNLLTQPEILPGGINSNSTEEYPAYSQNGRYLAFASDRRGQRDLFLYDLESKQLVPLPNLNRRDSAQDQPSLSADGRYVAYVSTERGKTDIFVYDRQQQKSELLTVNLKGSNKQPTINGDGSQVAFQASQLGQWKIVIINRQIDNN from the coding sequence ATGCTTTATAGTATATCGTCTACTACAGTTTTCAGTCTGCTGTTAACAGCTTTAGCTTTTACTTATGGTTGCACAGGCAACTTATTAACTCAACCAGAAATTCTCCCTGGAGGGATCAACAGCAACTCGACAGAAGAATATCCAGCTTACAGTCAAAATGGTCGTTATCTTGCCTTTGCTTCAGATCGTCGTGGGCAAAGAGACCTCTTTCTCTACGACTTAGAATCTAAACAGCTAGTGCCTCTACCCAATCTTAATCGAAGAGATTCAGCTCAAGATCAGCCATCATTGAGCGCAGATGGGCGTTATGTTGCCTATGTTTCAACCGAAAGAGGAAAGACGGACATCTTCGTTTATGATCGCCAACAACAAAAGTCTGAACTTTTAACAGTTAATCTTAAAGGCTCTAATAAACAACCTACAATTAATGGTGATGGCAGTCAAGTAGCTTTTCAAGCCAGTCAGTTAGGACAGTGGAAAATTGTAATTATTAATCGCCAGATAGATAACAATTAG
- a CDS encoding FAD-dependent oxidoreductase produces the protein MSSGWIKSLVSISLGLFIWDAGLSAQAVQPAIDRTEECELLVIGGGLSGVAASYEALLAGKTVCLTEITDWVGGQISAQGTSALDERTTQRSRLFFPSGYLEFREGIKEYYEELNPGDCWVSESCFLPKDANKVMWSQLKDAEAKGKGTLKWFPSTVVKDLTIETVAEEGTGKQITSAVAIQHSSKNEYLPLNTLPLSSTIEDAYSYEESNKFSKEVIRFVPATTSEQAADWYVIEATETGEIVALTDIPYRLGIDPLSAYEPSSSSVAGNPYCTQGFTYTFAMEATKDPQENEKPLFYDQHKGYYSYELERLADFDLVFTYRRIWSPEEGDTEKFSGIEFSAPTPGDISMQNWTWGNDYRPGTSEDNLVYTREQLEELGQLEPDGWMGGLRTRTLSRGEDHALGYFYWLVEGTTDSQLGDGVKKPQPNHRLVKGLDSPMGTAHGLSKYPYIREGRRIIGRVYPGYSQGFGVTEIDISRADYRDEHYSKNLSERTYRQLWQRIDGIEAVSNKNIDIDKIEKRTRSTIYPDSVGVGHYAIDFHPCMNESPPEKAGNTEREGERKGGGQAYPFQIPLRAMIPQEIDNLIVTGKSIATSHVAAAAYRVHSFEWSSGAAAGITAVFGLETEIMPYQLVDEAFIKEDELKILKDKLEKSGNPTAFPDTSIFNQDWSDWQ, from the coding sequence GTGTCATCAGGTTGGATAAAATCGCTAGTTTCAATATCTTTGGGTCTGTTTATCTGGGATGCAGGATTATCAGCCCAAGCAGTACAGCCTGCTATAGATCGTACTGAAGAATGTGAATTACTAGTAATCGGCGGCGGATTATCAGGAGTAGCCGCCAGTTATGAAGCTTTGTTGGCAGGAAAAACAGTTTGTCTGACCGAAATTACCGACTGGGTGGGAGGACAAATTTCTGCCCAGGGAACTTCCGCACTAGACGAAAGAACTACTCAGCGATCGCGCCTATTTTTTCCCAGTGGTTATTTAGAATTTAGAGAGGGGATTAAAGAGTATTATGAAGAGCTAAATCCTGGTGATTGTTGGGTAAGCGAGTCTTGTTTTTTACCGAAAGATGCCAACAAAGTGATGTGGTCACAGCTAAAAGATGCTGAAGCTAAAGGAAAAGGTACGTTGAAATGGTTTCCTAGCACAGTAGTCAAAGATTTAACAATTGAGACAGTGGCAGAGGAAGGAACAGGGAAACAAATAACTAGCGCGGTAGCTATTCAGCATAGTTCTAAAAATGAGTATTTACCCCTTAACACTTTGCCTCTATCTAGCACTATTGAAGATGCCTACAGCTACGAAGAGTCAAATAAATTTAGTAAAGAAGTCATTCGCTTTGTACCCGCAACCACCTCAGAGCAGGCTGCCGACTGGTACGTAATTGAAGCGACAGAGACTGGAGAAATTGTTGCCCTAACTGATATTCCCTATCGTTTGGGAATCGATCCGCTTTCTGCTTATGAACCTTCTTCTTCGAGCGTAGCAGGCAATCCTTACTGTACCCAAGGGTTTACCTATACCTTTGCCATGGAGGCGACAAAAGACCCTCAAGAAAATGAAAAGCCCCTTTTCTATGACCAACATAAAGGCTATTACAGTTATGAACTCGAAAGATTAGCTGATTTTGACTTAGTATTTACCTATCGCCGTATCTGGAGTCCTGAGGAAGGGGATACAGAGAAATTCAGCGGGATTGAGTTTAGCGCCCCGACACCTGGGGATATTTCGATGCAAAATTGGACTTGGGGTAACGATTATCGCCCAGGAACATCTGAAGATAACCTCGTCTATACTCGCGAACAGCTAGAAGAATTGGGTCAACTTGAACCAGATGGTTGGATGGGAGGATTGCGTACCAGAACTTTAAGCCGAGGCGAAGATCATGCCTTAGGTTACTTTTATTGGCTGGTAGAAGGAACAACGGATTCCCAGTTAGGAGATGGTGTTAAAAAACCTCAGCCTAATCATCGTTTGGTTAAAGGATTAGATTCGCCTATGGGTACGGCTCATGGCTTATCCAAATATCCCTATATTCGAGAAGGTAGACGGATTATTGGCAGAGTCTATCCTGGCTATTCTCAGGGTTTTGGTGTAACCGAAATTGATATTTCACGGGCAGACTATCGAGACGAACACTATAGCAAAAACCTCAGCGAGCGTACTTATCGCCAGCTTTGGCAAAGAATAGACGGCATTGAAGCTGTCAGTAACAAAAACATAGATATTGACAAGATTGAAAAACGTACTCGCTCTACGATCTATCCCGATTCTGTAGGAGTTGGTCACTATGCGATCGATTTTCATCCCTGTATGAACGAAAGCCCCCCAGAGAAGGCAGGCAATACCGAACGTGAAGGAGAAAGAAAAGGAGGTGGACAGGCTTATCCTTTTCAAATTCCTTTGAGGGCAATGATTCCTCAAGAAATTGATAATTTGATTGTCACAGGTAAAAGTATTGCCACTAGTCATGTTGCGGCTGCTGCTTATCGGGTACATTCTTTTGAATGGTCTTCAGGTGCTGCTGCTGGAATAACCGCAGTATTTGGTTTAGAAACAGAAATTATGCCCTATCAATTAGTAGATGAAGCATTTATCAAAGAAGACGAGCTAAAAATCTTAAAAGATAAGCTTGAAAAAAGTGGCAACCCTACTGCGTTTCCTGACACCTCAATCTTTAATCAGGATTGGTCAGATTGGCAGTAA
- a CDS encoding glycosyltransferase family 1 protein, with protein sequence MSNPLLVNLAILFDKPTGIATYAQNVINCLDSLNPTLLSAQSFEGFKRYAIAGNMTPAQGSKGHLRRLLWTQLQLPKIYRELKADLIYSPIPEAPLYSTSRYIVMCHDIIPLRFPRHTSPLTNYFRYVVPQVLQQAEHITCNSQATAQDLVNYYGIIAERITPILLGYDAANFYPREQSANFKQPYFLYLGRQDPYKNLSGAIAAFAAMTNQDYHLAIAGSTDPRFTPKLQQQAQELGVESRIKWLNYLTYQELPVVISNAVALVFPTFWEGFGLPVLEAMACGTPVITSNLASLPEITGDAAILIDPYDSAAITSAMVAIAEDCQMRSQLSKLSLQQAQKFSWAKTGRETKQVLEQYL encoded by the coding sequence TTGTCTAATCCACTGTTAGTTAATTTAGCCATCCTGTTCGATAAACCAACAGGTATTGCTACCTATGCTCAGAATGTAATTAATTGTCTAGATAGTTTGAACCCAACGCTATTATCAGCTCAGAGTTTTGAGGGCTTTAAGCGATATGCGATCGCGGGTAACATGACTCCCGCACAAGGTAGCAAAGGACATCTAAGGCGTTTGCTCTGGACACAGCTTCAGCTACCTAAGATTTATCGGGAGTTAAAGGCGGACTTAATCTACTCGCCAATTCCCGAAGCACCGCTGTATAGTACGTCTCGCTATATAGTTATGTGCCACGATATCATTCCTCTACGTTTTCCGCGTCACACTTCACCTTTGACTAATTATTTTCGCTATGTTGTCCCGCAGGTATTGCAACAGGCAGAACATATTACCTGTAATTCTCAGGCTACTGCTCAAGATTTAGTTAATTATTATGGGATTATTGCCGAGCGAATTACGCCAATTCTACTAGGATACGACGCAGCTAATTTTTATCCTCGAGAGCAATCTGCTAATTTTAAACAGCCTTATTTTTTATATCTTGGTCGCCAAGATCCCTATAAAAACTTATCAGGCGCGATCGCCGCTTTTGCAGCTATGACCAATCAAGATTATCATTTGGCGATCGCAGGTTCAACTGACCCCCGTTTTACCCCCAAACTTCAGCAGCAGGCTCAAGAATTAGGAGTTGAATCTAGAATTAAATGGTTAAATTACCTTACTTACCAAGAATTACCCGTAGTTATCAGTAATGCAGTTGCCTTAGTGTTTCCGACTTTTTGGGAAGGTTTTGGACTTCCCGTATTAGAAGCAATGGCCTGTGGGACTCCTGTAATTACTTCTAATTTGGCTTCTTTACCTGAAATAACGGGAGATGCAGCAATTTTAATCGATCCTTATGATAGCGCAGCAATTACCTCGGCAATGGTAGCTATAGCTGAGGATTGCCAAATGCGATCGCAACTAAGCAAACTTAGCCTGCAACAAGCACAAAAGTTTAGCTGGGCAAAAACAGGTAGAGAAACTAAGCAAGTCTTGGAGCAATATTTGTAA
- a CDS encoding tetratricopeptide repeat protein, giving the protein MKFSFWLSTSLVLTTTIAKPTWSQISSEDKVILLGSTIANKSYLAIITPSKSEQHEERYLALEPNDAYAYFNRGNIYFDQGKLELAIADYNQAIAINPNHAEVYSNRGAAYSRQGKLELAVADFNQAIKLNSNYTNRGTLYKQKGKLELAVADFNQAILLDSNLAEAYGNRGLIYMQMGNSKAARSNLQRAKELFVSQGNIPGANKTNKLLNNYLNYLAVPTP; this is encoded by the coding sequence ATGAAATTTTCTTTTTGGCTAAGCACTAGCTTAGTACTAACTACCACGATCGCTAAACCAACATGGAGTCAAATAAGTTCTGAAGACAAAGTTATTTTATTAGGCAGCACCATCGCCAATAAAAGTTATCTAGCAATTATTACGCCAAGCAAGTCAGAACAACATGAAGAAAGATACTTGGCACTTGAGCCTAATGATGCTTACGCTTATTTTAATCGGGGTAATATTTACTTTGACCAAGGAAAACTTGAGTTAGCTATTGCTGACTATAACCAAGCGATCGCAATTAATCCTAACCATGCTGAAGTTTATAGTAATCGCGGTGCTGCCTATTCCAGGCAAGGAAAACTCGAATTAGCTGTGGCTGACTTTAATCAAGCAATTAAGCTTAATTCTAACTATACTAATCGGGGTACTCTTTACAAACAAAAAGGAAAACTGGAATTAGCTGTGGCTGACTTTAATCAAGCAATATTACTCGATTCTAACTTAGCTGAAGCTTACGGCAATCGGGGTCTAATATATATGCAAATGGGAAATAGCAAAGCAGCGCGCTCAAATTTACAAAGGGCTAAAGAATTGTTTGTTTCTCAAGGTAATATCCCTGGTGCGAATAAAACTAATAAGCTATTAAACAATTACCTTAATTATTTGGCAGTACCAACTCCTTAA
- a CDS encoding amidase family protein, which produces MTHRDRIMTQMDRFMNDWDAWICFISITPAFAHCDFASSIEVDGIKHRYLLACGGYTMPLNLTGSPVVIIPIGQSKSGLPIGVQIVGKRWRDMELLAIAKKLDEIAGDFLHPNL; this is translated from the coding sequence TTGACTCATCGCGATCGCATTATGACCCAAATGGATCGCTTTATGAATGATTGGGATGCGTGGATTTGTTTTATATCCATAACTCCTGCATTTGCCCATTGTGATTTTGCCAGTTCAATTGAAGTAGATGGCATTAAGCATCGTTATCTTTTAGCTTGTGGTGGTTACACTATGCCTTTAAATTTAACAGGTAGTCCTGTAGTAATTATTCCCATCGGACAAAGTAAGTCAGGATTGCCTATCGGAGTACAAATAGTAGGGAAAAGATGGCGAGACATGGAACTACTGGCGATCGCCAAAAAGCTCGATGAAATAGCTGGCGATTTTCTACATCCAAACTTGTAA
- the bchH gene encoding magnesium chelatase subunit H encodes MKRIVLIAGFESFNANLYRQAAQMATAKCGELEVIVFSDHDITTDPAKVETALQSADVFFGSLLFDYDQVMWLRERVQAIPIRLVFESALELMSLTQLGKFVIGDQPKGMPKPVKFILSKFSNSREEDKLAGYLSFLKTGPKLLKYIPAKKVQDLRNWLIIYGYWNAGGTENVSSMCWTLAEKYLGLEVGEIPQPIETPNMGLLHPEYHGYFTSPRDYLEWYWQRSQKLENDFSSNGKNKKEFKPVIGILLYRKHVITKQPYIPQLIKHFESQGLIPLPVFINGVEGHVVVRDWLTTDYEQSQREQGNKEILSLSEDAVKVDAIVSTIGFPLVGGPAGSMEAGRQVEVAKRILTAKNVPYIVAAPLLIQDIHSWTRQGIGGLQSVVLYSLPELDGAIDTVPLGGLVGEDIYLVPERLHRLTGRVKTWINLRHKPTAERKIAVILYGFPPGYGATGTAALLNVPKSLLNFLQVLKAQGYDVGELPEDGEEIIKQVKEADESTDKHGLTKIESHAGSQVNVRTLEKWLGYLQTTKVEKQWKSLTGTGIKTYGDEFQIGGIQLGNVWIGVQPPLGIAGDPMRLMFEKDLTPHPQYTAFYKWLQNEYQADAVVHFGMHGTVEWLPGSPLGNTGYSWSDILLGDIPNLYIYAANNPSESILAKRRGYGVLVSHNVPPYGRAGLYKELIALRELIGEYREDTEKNSTLRDIICQKIVDTGLEKDCKFTQGLKQGISFTVENGKLFSKNVINQYFVQVYEYLQVLEQRLFSSGLHVLGDKPSEEGLKSYLEAYFDGGLSKEAIDNIISPSNLNTNGRGESLSPKLEEAAKIRDLLSQNTDEMTNLLRGLNGEYIPPAPGGDLLRDGSGVLPTGRNIHALDPYRMPSPAAYERGKEIAKKIIQQNLKEKGTYPETVAVMLWGLDAIKTKGESLGILLELVGAEPIKEGTGRIVRYELKPVAEVGHPRIDVLANLSGIFRDTFVNIIELLDDLFQRAAEAEESADGNYIRKHYLALKDQGVENASARMFSNPAGDFGSLVNDQVVDSNWESGDELADTWKNRNVFSYGRKDKGQARPEVLSQLLKTSSQIIQEIDSVEYGLTDIQEYYGNTGGLKLAAEKQSGKEVEASFVESFSKDTNPRKLKDLLRMEYRTKLLNPKWAEAMADQGSGGAYEISQRMTALIGWGGTANFKDDWVYDQAADTYMLDAEMAKKLRDANPEAFRNIVARAIEAHGRGLWNADEEKLEKLRELYESTEDELEGVTV; translated from the coding sequence ATGAAACGGATTGTCTTGATCGCGGGGTTTGAATCTTTTAATGCCAACCTATATCGTCAAGCTGCACAGATGGCTACAGCCAAGTGTGGGGAGTTGGAAGTTATAGTATTTAGCGATCACGACATCACGACAGATCCTGCTAAGGTAGAAACGGCACTACAGTCTGCCGATGTATTTTTTGGTAGCTTGCTTTTTGATTACGATCAGGTGATGTGGCTGCGAGAAAGAGTGCAAGCTATTCCCATCAGGCTTGTATTTGAGTCAGCTTTAGAGTTAATGAGTTTGACGCAGTTGGGTAAGTTTGTCATTGGTGATCAGCCCAAAGGAATGCCCAAACCTGTTAAATTTATTCTCAGTAAATTTAGTAACAGCCGAGAAGAAGATAAACTCGCTGGTTATCTCAGCTTTTTAAAAACTGGGCCTAAATTACTTAAATATATTCCTGCCAAAAAAGTACAGGATTTACGTAACTGGTTAATTATTTATGGTTACTGGAATGCAGGAGGAACAGAAAATGTCTCCTCTATGTGTTGGACGTTAGCCGAAAAATATTTAGGGTTGGAAGTAGGTGAAATTCCCCAACCAATTGAAACACCCAACATGGGATTATTACATCCCGAATATCATGGTTATTTTACATCGCCACGAGATTATCTGGAATGGTACTGGCAAAGAAGTCAGAAGTTAGAAAACGATTTTTCTAGCAATGGCAAAAACAAAAAAGAATTCAAACCTGTAATTGGAATATTGCTGTATCGCAAACACGTAATTACCAAACAACCATACATTCCTCAGTTAATTAAACATTTTGAATCACAAGGATTGATTCCCCTCCCTGTCTTTATCAACGGTGTAGAAGGTCATGTAGTGGTAAGAGACTGGCTGACGACCGACTACGAACAATCACAACGAGAACAGGGTAACAAAGAAATCCTTTCTTTATCTGAGGATGCAGTTAAAGTCGATGCGATTGTTTCTACTATTGGTTTTCCCTTGGTTGGAGGCCCAGCAGGTTCAATGGAAGCAGGAAGACAAGTAGAAGTAGCAAAAAGAATTCTCACTGCTAAGAATGTACCTTATATAGTTGCTGCACCTCTATTGATTCAAGATATTCATTCTTGGACTCGTCAGGGTATTGGCGGTTTACAGAGTGTGGTGTTATATTCCCTTCCCGAATTAGATGGCGCGATCGATACTGTTCCATTAGGTGGTTTAGTAGGAGAAGATATTTATTTAGTACCTGAAAGACTCCATCGCCTCACAGGTAGAGTTAAAACTTGGATCAATTTACGCCACAAACCCACAGCAGAGAGAAAAATTGCAGTTATTCTCTATGGCTTTCCTCCTGGTTATGGCGCGACAGGTACAGCAGCCTTGTTAAACGTCCCTAAAAGTTTATTAAACTTTCTTCAGGTTTTAAAAGCACAAGGTTATGACGTAGGAGAGTTACCAGAAGATGGTGAAGAAATCATCAAGCAAGTTAAAGAAGCGGATGAGTCCACAGATAAACACGGATTAACAAAGATAGAATCTCATGCTGGAAGTCAAGTTAATGTTCGCACCCTCGAAAAATGGCTTGGTTATTTGCAAACAACCAAAGTTGAGAAACAATGGAAATCCCTTACAGGTACAGGAATTAAAACCTACGGCGATGAATTTCAAATCGGTGGAATTCAATTGGGAAACGTTTGGATAGGAGTACAACCACCTTTAGGAATTGCAGGAGATCCCATGCGGTTGATGTTTGAAAAAGACTTAACTCCCCATCCCCAATACACCGCTTTTTATAAATGGTTGCAAAACGAATATCAAGCCGATGCAGTGGTTCACTTTGGAATGCACGGTACTGTAGAATGGCTTCCAGGTTCACCTTTGGGTAATACTGGTTATTCTTGGTCGGATATTTTATTGGGTGATATTCCTAACCTGTATATCTATGCAGCCAACAATCCTTCAGAATCGATTTTGGCGAAACGTCGGGGTTATGGGGTTTTAGTGTCTCACAATGTTCCTCCTTATGGTCGGGCTGGTTTGTATAAGGAATTAATTGCGCTACGGGAATTAATTGGAGAATATCGAGAAGATACAGAGAAAAATTCTACACTTAGGGATATTATTTGCCAAAAAATTGTCGATACTGGTTTGGAAAAAGACTGTAAGTTTACACAGGGATTGAAACAGGGGATTAGTTTTACGGTTGAAAATGGCAAGCTGTTTAGTAAGAATGTGATTAACCAATATTTTGTGCAGGTGTATGAATATTTGCAAGTATTGGAACAGCGTTTGTTTTCTTCTGGATTACACGTTTTGGGGGACAAGCCTAGTGAAGAAGGTTTGAAGTCGTATTTGGAGGCGTATTTTGATGGGGGGCTATCAAAAGAGGCGATTGATAACATTATTTCACCAAGCAATTTAAATACAAATGGTAGGGGCGAAAGCCTTTCGCCCAAATTAGAAGAAGCAGCAAAAATTAGGGATTTATTGTCGCAGAATACGGATGAGATGACTAATCTGTTAAGAGGTTTGAATGGCGAATATATACCCCCTGCCCCTGGTGGGGATTTGTTACGAGATGGTAGTGGTGTGTTGCCGACTGGGAGGAATATACACGCTTTAGATCCTTATCGAATGCCTTCCCCTGCTGCTTATGAAAGAGGAAAAGAGATTGCCAAGAAAATTATTCAACAGAATTTAAAGGAAAAAGGAACTTATCCTGAAACTGTGGCAGTGATGTTGTGGGGTTTGGATGCGATTAAAACTAAAGGGGAATCTTTAGGCATATTATTGGAATTAGTTGGTGCTGAACCTATTAAAGAAGGTACTGGTAGAATTGTTCGTTATGAGTTGAAACCCGTCGCTGAAGTCGGACATCCTCGCATTGATGTATTGGCAAACTTGTCTGGGATCTTCCGCGATACTTTTGTGAATATTATTGAGTTGTTAGACGATTTATTTCAACGGGCAGCAGAAGCAGAGGAATCGGCAGATGGTAATTATATTCGCAAGCATTATTTAGCTTTAAAAGATCAAGGCGTGGAAAATGCCTCAGCTAGAATGTTTTCTAACCCTGCTGGTGATTTTGGTTCTTTAGTAAACGATCAAGTAGTAGATAGCAACTGGGAATCTGGGGATGAACTTGCCGACACTTGGAAAAACCGCAACGTCTTTAGTTATGGACGCAAGGATAAAGGGCAAGCTAGACCAGAAGTATTATCGCAGCTATTAAAAACCAGTAGTCAAATTATTCAAGAAATTGACTCAGTGGAATATGGTTTAACCGACATCCAAGAATATTATGGCAACACTGGCGGTTTAAAACTGGCTGCGGAAAAGCAAAGTGGCAAGGAAGTGGAAGCCTCGTTTGTAGAAAGTTTTTCTAAGGATACTAACCCTCGCAAGTTAAAAGATTTACTCCGCATGGAATACCGTACTAAGCTACTTAACCCTAAATGGGCGGAAGCTATGGCGGATCAAGGTTCTGGTGGTGCTTACGAAATCTCCCAACGCATGACAGCCTTAATTGGTTGGGGTGGTACAGCTAACTTTAAAGACGATTGGGTATATGACCAAGCTGCCGATACTTATATGTTAGATGCCGAGATGGCTAAAAAGTTACGAGATGCCAATCCTGAAGCCTTCCGTAATATTGTCGCACGGGCGATCGAAGCTCATGGAAGAGGTTTATGGAATGCGGATGAAGAGAAGTTAGAAAAGTTGAGAGAGTTATATGAATCTACAGAGGATGAATTGGAAGGAGTTACGGTTTAA
- a CDS encoding histone deacetylase — protein MISVIYSPEFLEHNTGYGHPEKAKRLTAIVDALQTREWRSRIKWQLPTPAESRNVLSYIQQVHTSEHIERIQRVAGKGGGYLDGDTPISARSYAVALLAVSAWLDGVDRVLEHQPAFVLARPPGHHATRNTAMGFCLFSNAAIAAEYALTKPNVKRVGILDWDVHHGNGTEAIVQDNPNVAYCSLHQYPGYPGTGSDRGKSGKYQNVLNLPLQAGSTIAEYQLAFEREVMPFFDDWQPDVLIVSAGYDANDDDPLASMALNPKDYHLLTKYVLEITEFPLFGLEGGYHLEALAQSVVATLRVCL, from the coding sequence ATGATTTCGGTTATCTATTCTCCAGAATTTTTAGAACACAATACGGGATATGGTCATCCTGAAAAAGCCAAAAGACTAACGGCGATCGTTGATGCTTTACAGACTAGGGAATGGCGATCGCGAATCAAGTGGCAGCTACCTACTCCTGCTGAGTCAAGAAACGTATTATCTTATATTCAACAGGTTCATACTAGTGAACATATAGAACGCATTCAACGAGTTGCTGGCAAGGGCGGAGGCTATTTAGACGGTGATACCCCAATTTCTGCCCGCAGTTATGCAGTTGCTTTACTAGCAGTAAGTGCTTGGCTTGACGGGGTTGATCGAGTTTTAGAACATCAGCCTGCTTTTGTGCTGGCGCGTCCTCCAGGACATCATGCTACGAGGAATACGGCGATGGGATTCTGTTTGTTTTCTAATGCGGCGATCGCCGCCGAATATGCTTTAACTAAACCAAATGTGAAGCGGGTAGGTATTCTAGATTGGGATGTTCATCATGGTAATGGAACAGAGGCAATTGTTCAAGACAATCCCAATGTTGCTTATTGTTCTCTACATCAGTATCCTGGTTATCCAGGCACAGGTAGCGATCGGGGTAAAAGCGGTAAATATCAAAATGTTTTAAATCTGCCGCTGCAAGCTGGAAGTACAATTGCCGAATATCAGTTAGCTTTTGAACGAGAAGTAATGCCTTTTTTTGACGATTGGCAACCTGACGTTTTAATTGTTAGTGCTGGCTATGATGCTAATGATGACGATCCTTTAGCCAGTATGGCTTTAAACCCCAAAGATTACCATTTATTGACAAAGTATGTCTTAGAAATTACCGAATTTCCTCTATTTGGTTTAGAAGGCGGTTATCATTTAGAAGCTTTAGCTCAATCTGTGGTTGCCACTTTAAGGGTTTGTCTGTAA